Part of the Benincasa hispida cultivar B227 chromosome 12, ASM972705v1, whole genome shotgun sequence genome is shown below.
agatcacactgagtgtgaaatggacagaagctcaggtttgacattattcTGAGCATGAATTATCtcctgatgaagaagaccttaATGAATCCGATGATGAAccaagtttgaatgaagaagaaaagtctaagattgaaaatgaagatgaggatgcgatcgcatccaATTGTAGCATGCAATGCGATCACAGGAAAAAACAACTAAAGATGATGAGATGACCGCATTCCAAAAAAGACAAGCTGAccaaaatgaagaaagaaaaacaaaaaaaccatccttggaacacCCACAATCAATAAGTTGAAGACCTTCCTCACCACCATAATTATGcgtttctggggcagaatgaaaaaCACCTGTAATTATTTCCTCTGCAAATtaatgaagaccaagaaaatgcGCTGCTGAGCATTTCTAAAGAAAGTATGTAAAAGAAATTGGCTGGACGGCTTGCAGACATTTAGAAGACATCAGCCCTGCATACTGAATGCATAGGATTCATCTCGAAGAGAATCACAAAAGATCGATCGACACTTCAGCGCAAGGACTCAAACctacgatgaaggaggtcggtaaagaaggagataattAAGTGGTTAGATGCGGCATGATCTATACAATAGCCGACAGCACTTGGGTCAACCCTGTGCAATGCGTTCCGAAGAAATgagggatgacggtagtcctaATCCAAATAATAACTTGATACCaatgagaaccaccaccatatGGCGGGATTTGCAATGGATTACCGCAAGTTAAATGCGGCCAAACAagaagatcatttccctttgctTTTTATTCGACCAAATGCTAGATCGCCTAGAtgggaaatgacttttactgctttcttggATGAATATGCCAGCTATAACCAGATCATGATTGCtcttgaagatcaagaaaaatcCACATATCACCTGCCCGTATAGAACATTTGCATTTCGATGCATGTCGTTCGGCCtttgcaatgcgccgagcacttCCAAAGGTGTattgatggccatcttttctgaATATCTCGAAGACTCTATAGAAACTTCATGGATGATTCTCTGTGTATGGGCAAACATACGAAGTTTGTCTTCAACAACCTGGAGAGGATATTGAAAatatgtgaagagacgaacctcgtgcttaattgggagaaaatgccacttcatggttGAGGACGACATTATGCTTGGGCACAAGGTCTCCAAGGATGGGTTAAGGTGGACAAGCAAAAATTGAGGCCAAATTGTAAAGGCTGTTCAGGAGCTTCTCGGAATGCTAGATTTTATAGACGTTTTGTCAcagacttttcaaagattgcacaaccactgagtgcgttgctaAAAGGCAGTAGAAAGTTTAACTTCGATGATGACCAATGCCTCAACAacattcatgattttgaagaacgcATTAACAACCACCCTGTATTGATCGCACCAGACTGGACACAGCCCTTCGAATTAATGTGCGGACACAAGCGGTTATGTGATGGGGAGCAGTGCTGGCGcgtagaaaagaagaaaacaatgctacaccccatcgcatatgcgagtaaaaccttGAATTTGCTCAAACAAACTACACCACCATAGAAAAAAAACTGCTTGCAGTGAatatttgcgttggaaaaattcagaGCTTATTTGCGGGAACTAAAGTACTCATCACACTGACTACTCGGCGATAAAAAtattgatgacaaagaaagatgcacAGCCGAGAaattgattagatgggttctccttcctccaggaattcgatatggaaatcattgatcgcaaggggacaAAGAACAGGTTTGCAGACCATTTATCCAGATTAGAAAAATCCAGAAAGTTGACCGCAACCAGTCAGAGGTGAGCCACACATTCCCAGACGAGTGGCTTATTTAagaattgaagaattaccatggtaccACGGATGTGGTAAATTTTTTGGTTTGCAAACAATTTCCCAAAGAATTATACAGACCACCAAAAGAAGTGGCTCAGGACATGAATGCAAgtcatattattgggatgagccaaatctgtataagagaGGGTCCAAACAAGATTTTGCGCCTGTGCATTCAAATGTTGCTCACTAACACATATTATCACAAAGTCCTTGATCGCCATAATGGGGGCACTTTGAGGCCAACGCACAACAGCGAAaatattacaaagtgggtattattGCCAACACTTTCAAGAATGTAAGAGACTACGCATGAAAGTTGTGATCAGTTCGCCAACGCAtggtaatatttcatggaatCATGCGATGCCGTCAATGGAACGATCATTTTAGAAACTAGAATTGTACGACCTCTGGGGGCATTGACTTCATGGACCATTTCACCATAAAATGGTCAAACAAATATATTCTGTTAGCCGTCGACTACGTTTTCAAAGGGTAGAGAGTGGTAGCTGTGTCGCCGAAGCGTGCGGCGTAGTCTCCACAGTccatgaataaaaaattttcactCATGGTTTGTACTCCGCGTTGCCATATTTATGTGAGTGAATTGCTCCCACTTTGTTAAACTTCACATCACTCAAAGATTCTTCTgcacaaatataatatcctccataaagttGCCAACCACAATAACATCCAATAGCACtaaatggtcaagctgaagtgtctcAATCGAGAgatttcaactatatattaGAAAATGGTTGTGAATCCTTTAAAAAGATGTGGGCAACAAAGCAGGACGATGCCTTTGTGGGCATTATTAGATAAACCGCCCGTATAAGGACACCTAAGGCATTGGTCCCTCACTTATGCTGTTGGTATTTGGAAAGGCGGTCATTTTACCACTTTGATTGCTGGAGCTAATAAAGGCATCGTGGGTTAGTGAAAATGCTAAACTTTTGACTTAATAAGCCATATAGGCGGAAGCAAGGAAACTTTCAAATTGGTTGAGCTGAAGGAATGGAGAACGCAtgcatatgagaatgcaaagatTTACAAAGAGCGCGCCAAAGTCCTGTGCACGACAAACTTATGCGAGAAAGAATGATCCAAGTCGGGGAAAGAATCTTACTAGTTTTGAAATTTGCGGCTACGACTCTTCCCAGGAAatttaaagtcacgttggtatGACCTTCAAGTCGGAGAGGTATTTCCCACATGGCGTAGTGAGTTATCCAATGAAGACGGGACCAACATTATTCAAGTCAACAGCAAAGAGGCAAAAATTATATGTATTCGAGAAGACTGGAATCGTCAAGGTCACCTCCGTGCACCTGAGGAAACTCTGACTGAAAGAAGAAATGGCGGTCACTCTGCTGCTAATCATGCGATTCAAAATCATATCAGGACAAAGAGTTTGTGGAATAGTATACCATTGAAATCCTCAATTCATTAACTTATCTGCTACCTTGTTTTTTAGTATTATCATTTTCGCTATCTGGTGCAatcgtttttttaaaaaagatcgTGTActgttatattattattattgaggtCTATTTTGCAACGTCAAACTAACCATACTTTATGCAACCAGTGATCAGTTGCATTTATTCTGataatcaagtggacaaaaatatagtGAACAATTGCGAAGGGCTACACGTTAGATGCAACTTAACTTTATTTCCGCCACcgaaatcaaagaaaaatagttCACGCAAAGGGAAGATGCGATCACAAATTAATTGCGGGTGACAAGCAAATTGGGGTTGTATCTTTTCCTTGACTTTtcatttattccaaatttttgcTCTAATCGCATTTCATTTTAACTTGGAAAATCTTATCATCTTATCCTCTTTTGTtggcgcaatcatttaacattggttaatttagtaagtcaccgcatttaTTTCtccttgccaattatgatttcaatgattaaACGCCATGCTCTATTTTTTTCGTTAATATACATAGATCAACTAATTTAAGGATAGTCATCTCGTGAAATATTTATAGAAGGGTCAGTGGTctactagctttctttcaaactgaacTTTTTTTACAAACTTCCTAAGCAGCATCGCATGactttctttcaatctttcatcAATGGGACATTGACtgcatttttaataatttggggggtgcggtattcatttttcgaccttgctacttttaggttcttcataaaaaaaattatacgtTGCAATCGGATTCTTAAtctagttggatgtccgcatgacacatgtgggacaagccaaaacgaaggtaggatcATGATCAATtgcaataaataaaatgatcgcaacttgAATGCCTAAGAAATAGGTGAGGCGGCCGAGGTCCTTCAATGCAAAACCTACTCGCTCAAATAGGTTATGAGTTGGGATATCAGTGAGGGATTATTCCTATATATCATATCATTCTTATATAAACTAGCAGAAATATATCAGTTCCCTGAGTGTGAAATATGAATAATGAGATTATTTGCATTTGATGCTTTGAATCCCCAGCTTGATTAAGCACTTCAAGTGTGTTGCTCCAAGGCCTCAAGGGGCTTGTTTTAAGCCATAGGACgtaatcctaggaagtgttagctaaaccccttctcaacctgttcccctacatactcatcgcatcttttgtattattaactcttttctcaactctgCCGCATACactttatactttaaacaacaaaccaaccaacaccttgatttatttgttaccgcaaagtagtccaaatttaccatcgcatactattttccttagtccctgtgttcgaccctaggcttagcaggcaactcagtaggatttatatttgggtcttactgagaaaacttgcatgcagaATGCATTTTCCACCATCGCATcctttaccattatttcatcacataacaacacgcatcaagtttttggtgccattgCTGGGGACTAAGGCAATACATtatgctaacggtaattttttttttattttctttgcagctttcaatctctggcgaattacgatcCGAAGATTAAAAGAACGTTccgacgaagattgagagacaaCCACTAACAAAAACAAGACAGAACACGAAGAATGGTGCAAAAACCGGAAGAGAGGGTTGCAAACgcaaataatataatggccaacccaaTCCTCCTAGCGAATGACtacaatagacccattcgggactatgtgTCAGCaaacctatatgatttctccccaggaatcatgagtcTAGCTCTagacggatcgaggtttgaaatgaaaccggttaTGTTACAGATGATTCAAATGACCAGATAGTTTGGTGGACGATGTGACGAGGATCCACACGCCCATCTccagagttttattgaaatctgcaacacttttgtgttcccaaacatctctggtgaggaggttcgactaacattgtttccatttttgttgtatgaccaggcacgaaaatgggcttattctctcaaaCCAGGGAAGATTACATCATGGGAGCAAGTAAttgagaagtttatgaagaagtacttccctccAACGGAGAACACCAAAAGAGGGAAgttgatcaccaattttgaacaggatattgacgaatcgctcagtgacgcttgggcgaggtttaagaagctggtaagagattgcccgcATAACGGCTTACCGAACTGCTtacagatggaaattttctaccatggATTAAACCCTGCATCGCAAacagctgccaatgcggcagcaacTAGAGGTCTActggataaaacttatgatgaggcaaagaatatccttgatcgcatttctaaaaatcatgaagactggagagaaagcgatcaaagattgaaAATCAAGGACAGTGACGCAAAAaacggggccatcgcatcccttcagaaCTAAATGACTGTGATGATGAACTTAATATAGGGAATCGCAATTAGTAGCCCAGCAACGCCTAGTGGGCAAGTCAACACAATCAACCAGACGACCGCAAGTTATGCTACTTGCGATGAAGGCCATCTAATGGAGGAATGCCCAAGAAACCCACAGTCAgtctattttgtgaagaataatccgGTTTCTAACacgtacaaccctgggtggagaaaccaccctaactttGCGTGGataaatcaacaacaaaatattCAATCAGTGGCGTAAAAAGAATggccacccggatttttcccgcgaaccaACGGTCAAACGCAAAATCAAGCCAGCAGTTCGCAGGCACCGCAATCTTCTTCTTTGGAGAGtttattgaagcaatatattgaaaagaacaaAACAGTGCTTCAAAATCAAGTGATGTCCATCCACAACCTGGAAGTTCAGATAGGCCAAATCGTGGGCGAGCTCAAGAATAGACCACAAGGGCCAATACCGAGCTCAACGGAACTCCCGCGCAACCCAGGGTGTATaggaaaagagcaatgtcaagttatGACGTTGTGGAGCAGAAAGACTGTGACGGGGGAGAAGAAGGATCCTAACCGGACTGCTCCAATTACGCTGGAACCAGAGattggattgacttgagaagGAATAGAAAAAAATGAGGCTATGGAACCAGAGATTGCGTCCACCTTGGAGCCGAAAGGACAGGGGACCGTAAGAATACAACTGCCACCATTTCCTCAGagactcaaaaagaagaaaaatgatgaggtacagtATCAATGTTTCATGGATATACTAAAACAGTTGCATATTAACATTCCATTCACTGAAGCGATCGAATAGATGCCTACATATacgaagtttctaaaggatatggtgacaaagaagagaagcACTGGTAAGTTTGCAATGGTGGCTTTGACGCAATGTGcaaaatctataatcccaccgaaAATGCGTGACCCTGGAAGTTTCACTATACCTTGCTCTGTTGGAGGGTTATACATCGGTCAAGAGTTATGCAATCTCGGGgccagcatcaacttgatgtCCCTGCCAATTTTCGAGCAGCTGAATATGGGGCAGCTTGCGCCCACGACGATGACTCTCCAATTAGCGGATAGATCTCttgtgcatccagaggggaagaTGAAGGATGTTCTAGttacaatcgacaaatttatattaccagcagacttcatcatcaTGAACTATAAATCAGACAAGGAGGTACTCATCATCTTGGGATGACCATTTTTGTCCACCGGTcatgcccagattgatgtgtacaaaggagagatcacactgagtgtgaatggacagaagctcaggtttgacattatctGAGCCATGAATTAtcctgatgaagaagaccttaATGAATCCGATGATGAAccaagtttgaatgaagaagaaaagtctgaagatgaaaatgaagatgaggatgcgatcgcatccaTTGTAGCATGCAATGCGATCACAGAAAAAACAACTAAAGATGATGAGATGACCGCATCCAAAAAAGACAAGCTGACcacaaatgaagaaagaaaaacaaaaaaaccatccttggaacacCCACAATCAATAAAGTTGAAGACCTTTCCTCACCACCTAAATTATGcgtttctggggcagaatgaaaaaCAACCTGTAATTATTTCCTCTGCAATtaatgaagaccaagaaaatgcGCTGCTGAGCATTCTAAGAAAGTATGTAAAAGAaattggctggacgcttgcagacattagaggaatcagccctGCATACTGAATGCATAGGATTCATCTCGAAGAGAATCACAAaagatcgatcgaacatcagcgcagactcaaccctacgatgaaggaggtcgtaaagaaggagataattaagtggttagatgcgggcatgATCTATACAATAGCCGACAGCACTTGGGTCAACCCTGTGCAATGCGTTCCGAAGAAATgagggatgacggtagtccctaatCCAAATAATGAACTGATACCAATGAGAACCACCACCAGATGGCGGATTTGCATGGATTACCGCAAGTTAAATGCGgcaacaaagaaggatcatttccctttgctTTTTATCGACCAAATGCTAGATCGCCTAgatggaaatgacttttactgcttcttggatgaaTATGCCAGCTATAACCAGATCATGATTGCtcttgaagatcaagaaaaaaccacattcacctgcccgtaTAGAACATTTGCATTTCGATGCATGTCGTTCGGCCtttgcaatgcgccgagcactttccaaaggtgtatgatggccatcttttctgaATATCTCGAAGACTCTATAGAAACtttcatggatgacttctctgtgTATGGGCAAACATACGAAGTTTGTCTCAACAACCTGGAGAGGATATTGAAAatatgtgaagagacgaacctcgtgcttaattgggagaaatgccacttcatggtgaaggacGACATTATGCTTGGGCACAAGGTCTCCAAGGATGGGTTagaggtggacaaggcaaaaattgagGCAATTGTAAAGGCTGTCAGGAGCTTCTCGGGACATGCTAGATTTTATAGACGTTTTGTCAcagacttttcaaagattgcacaaccactgagtgcgttgctaaaggcagatagaaagtttaacttcgatgaccaatgcctcaacacattcatgattttgaagaacgcATTAACAACCACCCTGTATTGATCGCACCAGACTGGACACAGCCCTTCGAATTAATGTGCGACACAAGCGGTTATGTGATGGGAGCAGTGCTGGcgtagaagaagaaaacaatgctacaccccatcgcatatgcgagtaaaaccttGAATTTGCTCAAACAAACTACACCACCATAGAAAAAAACTGCTTGCAGTGatatttgcgttggaaaaattcagaGCTTATTTGCTGGGAACTAaagtactcattcacactgactactcggcgataaaatatttgatgacaaagaaagatgcacagccgagattgattagatgggttctcctcctccaggaattcgatatggaaatcattgatcgcaaggggacaAAGAACAAGGTTGCAGACCATttatccagattagaaaatccagaagttGACCGCAACCAGTCAGAGGTGAGCACAACATTCCCAGACGAGTGGCTATTTaagattgaagaattaccatggtacacGGATGTGGTAAATTTTTTGGTTTGCAAACAATTTCCCAAAGATTATACAGACCACCAAAAGAAGTGGCTCAGACATGAATGCAAgtcatattattgggatgagccaaatctgtataagagaGGGTCCAAACAAGATTTTGCGCCTGTGCATTCGAAATGTTGCTCACTAACacatattatcacaatgtccTGACTCGCCATATGGGgggcactttggaggccaaCGCACAACAGCGAAaatattacaaagtgggtattattGGCCAAACTATTCAAAGATGTAAGAGACTACGCGATGAAGTGTGATCAGTGCCAACGCATgggtaatatttcatggaatcatgcgatgcccatgaacatcattttagaactaGAATTGTACGACCTCTGGGGcattgacttcatgggaccatttccaccataaAATGGTCAAAAATATATTCTGTTAGCCGTCGACTACGTTTTCAAATGGGTAGAAGTGGTAGCGTGCgccgcaagcgatgcggcggtagtctccaagttcctgaataaaaatattttcactcattttggtaCTCCGCGTGCCATATTATGTGATGAATGCTCCCACTTTGTTAATCACATCATCAAAGATTTTCTgcacaaatataatatcctccataaagtggccaccacataccatccaAAGAaaaatggtcaagctgaagtgtccaatcgagagaTCAAGTTAATATtagaaaaggtggtgaatccttcacgaaaagattgggcaacaaagcaggacgatgccttgtgggcatatagaaccgcctataagacacctataggcatgtccccatatgcgttggtatttggaaaGGCGTGTCATTTACCACTTGAGCTGGAGCATAAAGCATCGTGGGTAGTGAAAATgctaaactttgacttaaaGGCCATAGGGGAAGCAAGGAAACTTCAATTGGTTGAGCTGAAGGAATGGAGAACGCAtgcatatgagaatgcaaagatTTACAAAGAGCGCGCAAAGTGCTGGCACGACAAACAATTATGCGAGAAGAATATCCAAGTCGGGAAAAGATCTTACTATTTAATTTGCGGCTACGACTCTTCCCAGGAAatttaaagtcacgttggtctggACCCTTCAAAGTCGGAGAGGTATTCCCACATGGCGTAGTTGAGTTATCCAATGAAGACGggaccaacatattcaaagtcaacgAGCAAAGAGCAAAAATATATTTcgagaagactggcatcgcaAGGTCACCTCCGTGCACCTGAGAAACTCTGACTGAAAAGAAATGGGCGGTCCCTGTGCAATCATGCGATTCAAATTCATCAGGGACACAAGTTTTGTGAAGTATCCATTGAAATCCTCAATTCATGAACTTATCTCTACCTTTTTTTAGTATTATCATTTCGCTATCTGttgcatcttttttaaaaaagacgttttgtttacctttttttattattatttgacgcTCTCAGtgttttctttgcaacgatCGTGGTGAACAATTGCGAAGGAGCTACACGTTAGATGCAACTACTTTATTCCGCCACCGAAATCAAAGAAAATAGTTCACCGCAAGgaaggatgcgatcacaaataatgcgggtgacagagcaaatttgggggttgtatctttccttgactttatttattccaaattttgctctatcgcatttcattttaactttgaaaatctTATCATCTTATCCTCTTTTGTtggcgcaatcatttaacattgattaatttagtaagtcaccgcattatttctccttgccaattatgatttcaatgatgaaacgcatgcctctatttttttcgtatatactagagtcaacttaatttaagGATAGTCATCTCgtgaaatatttttagaagtcAGTGGTctactagctttctttcaaactgactttttacaaaacttcctaagagcatcgcatgacttctttcaatctttcatcaatggggacattgctgcattttaaatttgggggtgcggtattcattttcgaccttgctacttttaggttcttcataaaaaaaaaattataacgttGCAATCGGATCTtaatcgtagttggatgtccgcatgacacatgtgggacaagccaaaacgaaggtaggaatcatgatcaatgcataaataaaatgatcgcaacttgAATGCCTAAGAAATAGGTGAGGCGGCCGAGGTCCTTCAATGCAAACCTACTGTCAAATAGGTTGATGAGTTGGGATATCAGTTGAGGATTATTGCCTATTATTATCATATCATCTATATAAACTAGCAGAAATATATCAGCTTCCCGAGTGTGAAATATGAATAATGAGTTATTTGCATTTGATGCTTTGAATCCCCAGTTGATTAAGGCACTTCCAAGTGTGTTGCTCCAGGCTCAAGGGGCTTGTTTTAAGCCATAGATTTCTTTGTTCAATTTGTACACATACTCAGGATGTTTAGTGCTAACATATCTAGTAGGTTACTTCATATATACTTCTTCTTGTAGTTTTCCATTTAGGAAAGCGTTATTGAAGTCGAGTTGGCAGATCTCCCATCCTCTTGAGACAGCTATGTTAAGCACAACTCTAATAGTGGAAACCTTTACTACAAGACTAAACATCTCAAAGAAATCTATCCCTTGATGCTGATGGAACGCTTTTGCTACCATACATGCTTTGTACTTGTCAATATAGCCATTAGGGTGTTTCTTTAACTGGAAGATTCACTTGTTACCTAGAATATTATATGAGTCAAATGGTGGTACGAGCTGGCAAGTGTTTCTTTGAACTAGCGCTTGATACTCGTTGTCCATAGCTGCTTTCCATTGAGGTGTACTAAGCGCCTTTTTTACTCTGGTTGGTTCAGTGACAGTCCAATCATTTTTATTGGTTGTGAGTACAATTTTGGGCTTGAAAATACCAGCCTTTGCTCCAGTAATCATCGGATGGGTTGGTTGTATTGGGACTGTGGGTTGCTATTGCTCAATAGGAATAGTGGTTTGCTGAAGGGATGCAGGTAAGAGAGAATGATCTGTTTATGGAGAGTCAATAGAGGTATGGGGTGGTGAGCTGGTCATGTGAGAGGGAATATTGATACGAGAGGGAGTTGGGgagtgataacgagcagaaatgcacattattacaatgTAAAGTTATAAAAAAATGCAGGATtacgatggtaaaaatatacaa
Proteins encoded:
- the LOC120067402 gene encoding uncharacterized protein LOC120067402; the protein is MPTYTKFLKDMVTKKRSTGKFAMVALTQCAKSIIPPKMRDPGSFTIPCSVGGLYIGQELCNLGASINLMSLPIFEQLNMGQLAPTTMTLQLADRSLVHPEGKMKDVLVTIDKFILPADFIIMNYKSDKEVLIILG